Proteins from a single region of Streptococcus mitis:
- the tet(M) gene encoding tetracycline resistance ribosomal protection protein Tet(M) gives MKIINIGVLAHVDAGKTTLTESLLYNSGAITELGSVDRGTTKTDNTLLERQRGITIQTAITSFQWENTKVNIIDTPGHMDFLAEVYRSLSVLDGAILLISAKDGVQAQTRILFHALRKMGIPTIFFINKIDQNGIDLSTVYQDIKEKLSAEIVIKQKVELYPNMCVTNFTESEQWDTVIEGNDDLLEKYMSGKSLEALELKQEESIRFHNCSLFPVYHGSAKNNIGIDNLIEVITNKFYSSTHRGQSELCGKVFKIEYSEKRQRLAYIRLYSGVLHLRDSVRISEKEKIKITEMYTSINGELCKIDKAYSGEIVILQNEFLKLNSVLGDTKLLPQRERIENPLPLLQTTVEPSKPQQREMLLDALLEISDSDPLLRYYVDSATHEIILSFLGKVQMEVTCALLQEKYHVEIEIKEPTVIYMERPLKKAEYTIHIEVPPNPFWASIGLSVAPLPLGSGVQYESSVSLGYLNQSFQNAVMEGIRYGCEQGLYGWNVTDCKICFKYGLYYSPVSTPADFRMLAPIVLEQVLKKAGTELLEPYLSFKIYAPQEYLSRAYNDAPKYCANIVDTQLKNNEVILSGEIPARCIQEYRSDLTFFTNGRSVCLTELKGYHVTTGEPVCQPRRLNSRIDKVRYMFNKIT, from the coding sequence ATGAAAATTATTAATATTGGAGTTTTAGCTCATGTTGATGCGGGAAAAACTACCTTAACAGAAAGCTTATTATATAACAGTGGAGCGATTACAGAATTAGGAAGCGTGGACAGAGGTACAACGAAAACGGATAATACGCTTTTAGAACGTCAGAGAGGAATTACAATTCAGACGGCGATAACCTCTTTTCAGTGGGAAAATACGAAGGTGAACATCATAGACACGCCAGGACATATGGATTTCTTAGCAGAAGTATATCGTTCATTATCAGTTTTAGATGGGGCAATTCTACTGATTTCTGCAAAAGATGGCGTACAAGCACAAACTCGTATATTATTTCATGCACTTAGGAAAATGGGGATTCCCACAATCTTTTTTATCAATAAGATTGACCAAAATGGAATTGATTTATCAACGGTTTATCAGGATATTAAAGAGAAACTTTCTGCCGAAATTGTAATCAAACAGAAGGTAGAACTGTATCCTAATATGTGTGTGACGAACTTTACCGAATCTGAACAATGGGATACGGTAATAGAGGGAAACGATGACCTTTTAGAGAAATATATGTCCGGTAAATCATTAGAAGCATTGGAACTCAAACAAGAGGAAAGCATAAGATTTCATAATTGTTCCCTGTTCCCTGTTTATCACGGAAGTGCAAAAAACAATATAGGGATTGATAACCTTATAGAAGTGATTACGAATAAATTTTATTCATCAACACATCGAGGTCAGTCTGAACTTTGCGGAAAAGTTTTCAAAATTGAGTATTCGGAAAAAAGACAGCGTCTTGCATATATACGTCTTTATAGTGGCGTACTGCATTTGCGAGATTCGGTTAGAATATCGGAAAAGGAAAAAATAAAAATTACAGAAATGTATACTTCAATAAATGGTGAATTATGTAAAATCGATAAGGCTTATTCCGGGGAAATTGTTATTTTGCAGAATGAGTTTTTGAAGTTAAATAGTGTTCTTGGAGATACAAAGCTATTGCCACAGAGAGAGAGAATTGAAAATCCCCTCCCTCTGCTGCAAACGACTGTTGAACCGAGCAAACCTCAACAAAGGGAAATGTTACTTGATGCACTTTTAGAAATCTCCGACAGTGACCCGCTTCTGCGATATTATGTGGATTCTGCGACACATGAAATCATACTTTCTTTCTTAGGGAAAGTACAAATGGAAGTGACTTGTGCTCTGCTGCAAGAAAAGTATCATGTGGAGATAGAAATAAAAGAGCCTACAGTCATTTATATGGAAAGACCGTTAAAAAAAGCAGAGTATACCATTCACATCGAAGTTCCACCGAATCCTTTCTGGGCTTCCATTGGTCTATCTGTAGCACCGCTTCCATTAGGGAGCGGAGTACAGTATGAGAGCTCGGTTTCTCTTGGATACTTAAATCAATCGTTTCAAAATGCAGTTATGGAGGGGATACGCTATGGCTGTGAACAAGGATTGTATGGTTGGAATGTGACGGACTGTAAAATCTGTTTTAAGTATGGCTTATACTATAGCCCTGTTAGTACCCCAGCAGATTTTCGGATGCTTGCTCCTATTGTATTGGAACAAGTCTTAAAAAAAGCTGGAACAGAATTGTTAGAGCCATATCTTAGTTTTAAAATTTATGCGCCACAGGAATATCTTTCACGAGCATACAACGATGCTCCTAAATATTGTGCGAACATCGTAGACACTCAATTGAAAAATAATGAGGTCATTCTTAGTGGAGAAATCCCTGCTCGGTGTATTCAAGAATATCGTAGTGATTTAACTTTCTTTACAAATGGACGTAGTGTTTGTTTAACAGAGTTAAAAGGGTACCATGTTACTACCGGTGAACCTGTTTGCCAGCCCCGTCGTCTAAATAGTCGGATAGATAAAGTAAGATATATGTTCAATAAAATAACTTAG
- a CDS encoding RNA polymerase sigma factor produces the protein MKPSSFQETIENQFDYICKQAIEDERKDYFKHLSRLSKKEVSFSEIDNYLVTSFSTVDTYVTDFQLFTLYGLRINVESDLLSEALRHLPENKRNIILLHYFMDMSDVEIAELLNVNRSTVYRHRISGLAMIKEFMKECKE, from the coding sequence ATGAAACCATCTTCTTTTCAAGAAACCATAGAAAATCAGTTTGACTATATCTGCAAACAAGCCATTGAAGATGAACGGAAAGATTATTTCAAACATCTAAGCAGACTGTCCAAAAAAGAAGTTTCATTTTCTGAAATAGATAACTACCTTGTCACCTCTTTTTCTACGGTTGATACGTATGTCACTGATTTTCAACTATTCACATTGTATGGATTAAGAATCAATGTTGAAAGTGATTTGTTAAGCGAAGCCTTACGCCACCTTCCAGAGAACAAGCGGAACATCATTTTACTTCATTATTTTATGGATATGAGTGATGTGGAAATTGCAGAATTACTAAATGTAAATCGTTCAACAGTTTATCGTCATCGAATAAGTGGACTAGCCATGATTAAAGAATTCATGAAGGAGTGTAAAGAATGA
- a CDS encoding excisionase, translated as MKQTDIPIWERYTLTIEEASKYFRIGENKLRRLAEENKNANWLIMNGNRIQIKRKQFEKIIDTLDAI; from the coding sequence ATGAAGCAGACTGACATTCCTATTTGGGAACGTTATACCCTAACCATTGAAGAAGCGTCAAAATATTTTCGTATTGGCGAAAACAAGCTACGACGCTTGGCAGAGGAAAATAAAAATGCAAATTGGCTGATTATGAATGGCAATCGTATTCAGATTAAACGAAAACAATTTGAAAAAATTATAGATACATTGGACGCAATCTAG
- a CDS encoding helix-turn-helix domain-containing protein, whose amino-acid sequence MKTAYPRVPFPLIVKATDGDVEAINQIVKHYRGYTSKRSLRRMTDEYGNSHMVIDETLRGRMETKLITKILAFEIK is encoded by the coding sequence ATGAAAACAGCCTATCCAAGGGTTCCCTTCCCCCTCATTGTAAAGGCGACAGATGGCGACGTGGAAGCAATTAATCAGATTGTTAAACATTATCGAGGGTATACCTCAAAACGTTCTTTGCGTCGCATGACAGACGAATATGGCAATTCTCATATGGTTATTGATGAAACCCTACGTGGCAGAATGGAAACAAAACTCATCACCAAGATTTTAGCGTTCGAAATTAAATAA
- the manA gene encoding mannose-6-phosphate isomerase, class I: MSEPLFLQSVMQEKIWGGTKLRDEFGYDIPSEKIGEYWAISAHPNGVSKVANGRYEGTDLATLYAEHRELFGNRPEPVFPLLTKILDANDWLSVQVHPDDAYGLEHEGELGKTECWYIIAADEGSEIIYGHNAKSKEELRQQIEAKDWDGLLTKVPVKAGDFFYVPSGTMHAIGAGILILETQQSSDTTYRVYDFDRKDDNGNLRELHLEKSIDVLNIGEPANSRPVTVKADDLRSTLLVSNDFFAVYKWEITGKVDFEKTADYSLFSVLAGQGQLTVDGKNYPIQKGSHFILPSDVEAWTLEGQGLELIVSHP, encoded by the coding sequence ATGTCAGAACCATTATTTTTACAATCAGTTATGCAAGAAAAAATCTGGGGTGGTACCAAGCTACGTGATGAGTTTGGCTACGACATCCCTAGTGAAAAAATCGGGGAATACTGGGCCATCTCAGCTCATCCAAATGGTGTCTCTAAGGTTGCCAATGGTCGCTACGAGGGAACAGATCTAGCTACTTTGTATGCAGAACACCGTGAATTGTTTGGCAACCGTCCAGAACCTGTATTTCCGCTTTTGACTAAAATCCTTGATGCCAACGACTGGCTCAGCGTCCAAGTTCACCCAGATGATGCTTATGGACTCGAGCATGAAGGTGAACTTGGAAAAACAGAATGCTGGTATATCATCGCTGCGGATGAAGGTTCAGAGATTATTTACGGTCACAATGCCAAGTCAAAAGAAGAACTTCGCCAGCAAATCGAAGCGAAAGACTGGGATGGTTTATTAACAAAAGTCCCTGTCAAGGCTGGTGATTTCTTCTATGTACCAAGTGGCACCATGCACGCCATCGGTGCAGGTATCTTGATTCTTGAAACCCAACAATCTAGTGACACCACCTATCGCGTCTATGACTTTGACCGTAAGGATGATAATGGTAACTTGCGTGAACTTCACCTTGAAAAATCCATTGATGTATTGAACATTGGCGAGCCTGCAAATAGCCGACCTGTAACTGTTAAAGCAGATGATTTGCGTTCCACTCTTCTTGTATCCAATGATTTCTTTGCAGTTTACAAGTGGGAAATCACTGGAAAAGTTGATTTTGAAAAGACAGCTGATTACAGTTTGTTTAGTGTCTTAGCTGGCCAAGGTCAGCTAACTGTTGATGGAAAGAACTATCCAATCCAAAAAGGTAGCCACTTTATCCTACCAAGTGATGTTGAAGCTTGGACTCTGGAAGGGCAAGGTTTGGAATTAATTGTTAGCCATCCATAA
- a CDS encoding cysteine-rich KTR domain-containing protein — protein sequence MNYKWILCPICGNKTRLRIRVDTILKNFPLYCPKCKNETLINVQKMNIITIKEPDAKTQSR from the coding sequence ATAAACTACAAGTGGATATTGTGTCCTATTTGTGGAAATAAAACAAGACTACGAATACGAGTGGATACTATACTTAAAAATTTCCCTTTATACTGCCCCAAATGTAAGAACGAAACTTTAATTAATGTTCAAAAAATGAATATAATAACAATCAAAGAGCCAGACGCCAAGACGCAGAGCCGATAA
- a CDS encoding sodium-dependent transporter, whose product MSEKSQWGSKLGFILASAGSAIGLGAVWKFPYMTAANGGGGFLLVFLVSTILIGFPLLLAEFALGRSAGVSAIKTFGKLGKNSKYNFIGWIGAFALFILLSFYSVIGGWILVYLGIEFGKLFQLGGTGDYAQLFTSIISNPAIALGAQAAFILLNIFIVSRGVQKGIERASKVMMPLLFIIFVVIIGRSLSLPNAMEGVLYFLKPDFSKLTSAGLLYALGQSFFALSLGVTAMLTYASYLDKKTNLVQSGISIVAMNISVSIMAGLAIFPAMSAFNIQSEGGPSLLFIVLPQLFDKMPFGTIFYILFLLLFLFATVTSSVVMLEINVGNITNQDNSKRAKWSAILGILTFIFGIPSALSYGIMVDVHIFGKTFFDAMDFLVSNLLMPFGALCLSLFTGYIFKKVLAMEELHLDERAWKQGLFQVWLFLLRFIIPIIIIVVFIAQFI is encoded by the coding sequence ATGTCTGAAAAATCGCAATGGGGTTCTAAACTGGGCTTTATCCTCGCATCTGCTGGTTCAGCCATCGGACTTGGTGCCGTTTGGAAATTCCCCTACATGACTGCTGCTAACGGTGGAGGAGGATTTTTACTGGTCTTTCTCGTTTCCACTATTTTAATCGGTTTCCCTCTCTTGCTTGCTGAATTTGCCCTCGGCCGAAGCGCTGGTGTTTCAGCTATCAAAACCTTTGGAAAACTAGGCAAGAATAGTAAGTACAACTTTATCGGTTGGATTGGTGCCTTTGCCCTCTTTATCCTCTTATCTTTCTACAGTGTTATTGGAGGATGGATTCTAGTCTATCTAGGCATTGAGTTTGGGAAATTGTTCCAGCTTGGTGGAACGGGGGATTATGCTCAATTATTTACTTCCATCATTTCAAATCCAGCCATTGCCCTCGGAGCTCAAGCAGCCTTTATCTTATTGAATATCTTTATTGTATCACGTGGGGTTCAAAAAGGTATTGAAAGAGCTTCTAAGGTCATGATGCCCCTGCTCTTTATTATCTTTGTTGTCATCATTGGGCGCTCTCTCAGTTTGCCAAATGCCATGGAAGGGGTTCTTTACTTCCTCAAACCAGACTTTTCAAAACTGACCAGTGCTGGTCTCCTCTATGCTCTGGGACAATCTTTCTTTGCCCTCTCACTAGGGGTTACAGCCATGCTGACCTATGCTTCTTACTTGGATAAGAAAACCAATCTGGTCCAATCAGGAATCTCCATCGTAGCCATGAATATCTCGGTATCCATCATGGCAGGTCTCGCCATTTTCCCAGCTATGTCAGCATTCAATATCCAGTCTGAAGGGGGACCGAGCTTGCTCTTTATCGTCTTGCCTCAACTCTTTGACAAGATGCCTTTTGGAACCATTTTCTACATTCTCTTCCTCTTGCTCTTCCTCTTTGCGACAGTCACTTCTTCCGTCGTTATGCTGGAAATCAATGTGGGTAATATCACTAATCAGGACAACAGTAAGCGTGCTAAATGGAGTGCTATTTTAGGAATCTTGACCTTTATCTTTGGAATTCCTTCAGCCCTGTCTTATGGTATCATGGTGGATGTTCACATTTTTGGGAAGACCTTCTTTGATGCTATGGATTTCTTGGTTTCTAATCTTCTTATGCCATTTGGAGCTCTCTGCCTTTCACTCTTTACAGGCTACATCTTTAAAAAAGTTCTTGCCATGGAGGAACTGCATCTTGATGAAAGAGCATGGAAACAGGGACTTTTCCAAGTCTGGCTCTTCCTTCTTCGTTTCATCATTCCAATCATCATCATCGTGGTCTTTATCGCCCAATTTATATAA
- a CDS encoding tyrosine-type recombinase/integrase translates to MSEKRRDNKGRILKTGESQRKDGRYLYKYIDSFGEPQFVYSWKLVATDRVPAGKRDCISLREKIAELQKDIHDGIDVVGKKMTLCQLYAKQNAQRPKVRKNTETGRKYLMDILKKDKLGVRSIDSIKPSDAKEWAIRMSENGYAYQTINNYKRSLKASFYIAIQDDCVRKNPFDFQLKAVLDDDTVPKTVLTEEQEEKLLAFAKADKTYSKNYDEILILLKTGLRISEFGGLTLPDLDFENRLVNIDHQLLRDTEIGYYIETPKTKSGERQVPMVEEAYQAFKRVLANRKNDKRVEIDGYSDFLFLNRKNYPKVASDYNGMMKGLVKKYNKYNEDKLPHITPHSLRHTFCTNYANAGMNPKALQYIMGHANIAMTLNYYAHATFDSAMAEMKRLNKEKQQERLVA, encoded by the coding sequence ATGTCAGAAAAAAGACGTGACAATAAAGGTCGAATCTTAAAGACTGGAGAGAGCCAACGAAAAGACGGAAGATACTTATACAAATATATAGATTCATTTGGAGAACCGCAATTTGTTTACTCGTGGAAACTTGTGGCTACAGACCGAGTACCAGCAGGAAAGCGTGATTGTATCTCACTTAGAGAGAAAATCGCAGAGTTACAGAAAGACATTCATGATGGTATTGATGTTGTAGGAAAGAAAATGACACTCTGCCAGCTTTACGCAAAACAGAACGCTCAAAGACCAAAGGTTAGAAAAAACACTGAAACTGGACGCAAATATCTTATGGATATTTTGAAGAAAGACAAGTTAGGTGTAAGAAGTATTGACAGTATTAAGCCATCAGACGCTAAAGAATGGGCTATTAGAATGAGTGAAAATGGTTATGCTTATCAAACCATCAATAACTACAAACGTTCTTTAAAGGCTTCATTCTATATTGCTATACAAGATGATTGTGTTCGGAAGAATCCATTTGACTTTCAACTGAAAGCAGTTCTTGATGATGATACTGTCCCTAAGACCGTACTAACAGAAGAACAGGAAGAAAAACTGTTAGCCTTTGCAAAAGCTGATAAAACCTACAGCAAAAATTATGATGAAATTCTGATACTCTTAAAAACAGGTCTTCGTATTTCAGAGTTTGGTGGTTTGACACTTCCAGATTTAGATTTTGAGAATCGTCTTGTCAATATAGACCATCAGCTATTGAGAGATACTGAAATTGGGTACTACATTGAAACACCAAAGACCAAAAGTGGCGAACGTCAAGTTCCTATGGTTGAAGAAGCCTATCAAGCATTTAAGCGAGTGTTAGCGAATCGAAAGAATGATAAGCGTGTTGAGATTGATGGATATAGTGATTTCCTCTTTCTTAATAGAAAGAACTATCCAAAAGTGGCAAGTGATTACAACGGCATGATGAAAGGTCTTGTTAAGAAATACAATAAGTATAACGAGGATAAATTGCCACACATCACTCCACATAGTTTGCGACATACATTCTGTACCAACTATGCAAATGCAGGAATGAATCCAAAGGCATTACAGTACATTATGGGACATGCTAATATAGCCATGACGCTGAACTATTACGCACATGCAACATTCGATTCTGCAATGGCAGAAATGAAACGCTTGAATAAAGAGAAGCAACAGGAGCGTCTTGTTGCTTAG
- a CDS encoding helix-turn-helix transcriptional regulator, producing the protein MRKKEDKYDFRAVGLAIKEARIKRGLTREQVGTIIEIDPRYLTNIENKGQHPSTQVLYDLVSLLHVSIDEFFLPTDNLIKSTRRLQIEKYMDSFTDKELSLMEALAKGINEARNIEG; encoded by the coding sequence ATGCGTAAAAAAGAAGATAAATACGATTTTAGAGCCGTTGGTCTAGCGATTAAAGAGGCTCGAATAAAACGTGGTCTCACCCGTGAACAAGTAGGAACAATCATTGAAATTGACCCACGTTATTTAACAAATATAGAAAATAAAGGGCAACACCCAAGTACACAGGTGCTTTATGATCTTGTATCATTACTCCATGTGTCTATTGATGAATTTTTCTTACCTACAGATAATTTGATAAAAAGCACTCGAAGGCTACAGATAGAAAAATACATGGATAGCTTTACAGACAAAGAACTATCCTTAATGGAAGCACTAGCAAAAGGTATCAATGAAGCAAGAAATATTGAAGGCTAG
- a CDS encoding MerR family transcriptional regulator: protein MYHIKEAAQLSGVSVKTLHHYDKIGLLVPLKSENGYRTYSQEDLERLQVILYYKYLGFSLEKIAELLKEERTDLLPHLTRQLDYLTRERQHLDTLISTLQKTIQEQKGERKMSIQEKFAGFNYQDHQKYHQEAVEKYGQEVMDQALERQKGHEDEATATFNQVFQALAQNLQSGLPVTATENQEEAAKLLQAIRTYGFDCTIEVFGHIGKGYVYNPEFKENIDKFGTGTAQYTSDVIAHYVQTQTK from the coding sequence ATGTACCATATAAAAGAAGCTGCGCAGCTTTCGGGCGTCTCTGTCAAGACCCTACACCACTACGATAAGATAGGGCTTTTGGTTCCTTTAAAATCGGAAAACGGTTATCGAACCTACAGTCAGGAGGATTTGGAACGACTTCAGGTCATTCTTTATTACAAATATCTAGGTTTTTCTTTAGAAAAAATAGCAGAGCTATTAAAGGAAGAAAGGACAGATTTATTGCCTCATTTGACCAGGCAGTTGGACTATTTGACTCGAGAAAGGCAACATCTGGATACCTTGATTTCCACCTTGCAAAAAACCATTCAAGAACAAAAAGGAGAAAGAAAAATGAGCATTCAAGAGAAATTCGCTGGATTTAACTATCAAGACCATCAAAAATACCACCAAGAGGCGGTAGAGAAATATGGACAAGAAGTCATGGACCAAGCGCTGGAGCGCCAAAAAGGTCACGAAGATGAGGCTACGGCTACCTTCAATCAAGTCTTTCAAGCATTGGCACAAAATCTTCAATCTGGTCTACCTGTAACAGCAACCGAAAATCAAGAAGAAGCAGCCAAACTCTTGCAAGCTATTCGTACTTATGGATTTGATTGTACGATTGAAGTATTCGGCCATATCGGTAAGGGATATGTTTATAACCCAGAGTTTAAGGAAAACATTGACAAATTTGGAACTGGCACTGCCCAATACACATCAGATGTCATTGCCCACTATGTCCAAACTCAAACAAAATAA